In Variovorax paradoxus, a single genomic region encodes these proteins:
- a CDS encoding cell envelope biogenesis protein TolA, with protein sequence MTKSLSVLSVLMAGLIASVAHAQSNPPGAAVPPNTPGYATGKSEMAGEARKDRRPQKGVPAAAGDEAKTPEGGAIGNDRAAAAGERRAETRDARRPGKPKPVPGGTPK encoded by the coding sequence GTCCTTTCCGTGCTGATGGCCGGCTTGATCGCGAGCGTGGCTCATGCCCAATCGAATCCGCCCGGAGCGGCCGTGCCGCCCAACACGCCGGGCTATGCCACCGGCAAGTCTGAAATGGCGGGCGAAGCGCGCAAGGACCGCCGTCCGCAGAAGGGCGTTCCAGCCGCGGCGGGTGACGAAGCCAAGACGCCCGAAGGTGGCGCCATCGGGAACGACCGCGCCGCTGCGGCAGGCGAACGACGCGCCGAGACCCGCGACGCGCGCCGCCCCGGCAAGCCGAAGCCGGTGCCCGGCGGAACGCCCAAGTAA